A window of bacterium contains these coding sequences:
- a CDS encoding response regulator gives MPAAHDKPERQVVMIIDDEPMVIQSIKNFLTLETDYEVLAFTSPLEALTALQARPVDVIISDYLMPDLNGIDFFLRAKDIQPQATRVLLTGYADKENAIKAINDVGLYQYIEKPWENEDLRLVIRNAIEKRQLLKRLEAKVAELDQASSDLKGLYADLLRAFK, from the coding sequence ATGCCGGCGGCACACGACAAACCAGAACGTCAAGTGGTCATGATCATTGACGATGAGCCGATGGTCATCCAGAGCATCAAGAACTTTCTCACCCTCGAGACCGACTACGAGGTTCTCGCATTCACCTCGCCTTTGGAAGCGCTCACGGCCTTGCAGGCGCGGCCGGTGGATGTCATCATCTCCGACTACCTGATGCCGGATCTCAACGGCATCGACTTCTTTCTCCGCGCCAAGGACATCCAGCCGCAGGCAACCCGGGTGCTGCTCACCGGGTACGCCGACAAGGAAAACGCCATCAAGGCGATCAACGATGTCGGGCTCTACCAGTACATCGAGAAGCCCTGGGAGAATGAGGACTTGCGGTTGGTGATCCGCAACGCCATTGAAAAGCGGCAACTGCTCAAGCGACTGGAGGCCAAAGTCGCCGAACTGGACCAGGCGTCCTCGGATTTGAAGGGGCTGTACGCTGACCTGTTGCGCGCCTTCAAGTAG